The following are from one region of the Quercus robur chromosome 1, dhQueRobu3.1, whole genome shotgun sequence genome:
- the LOC126719631 gene encoding protochlorophyllide-dependent translocon component 52, chloroplastic-like isoform X2, with the protein MEALGASAVPSFHIRTTLDKTKLRRPMFLNFHSNPTPSSAFSLVHKKQSKFKVFNTISSTVSTKPTNPPESALETHSQGEKFDWYSQWYPVMPIWDLDKRRPHAKKVIGLDVVVWWDRNEETWKVFDDRCPHRLAPLSEGRIDQWGRLQCVYHGWCFNGSGNCKFIPQANPDGPPVHTAKKACVAVYPSTVQNKIVWFWPNLDPRYKDILVEKKPPYIPEIDDPSYTNLMGNRDIPYGYEILIENLMDPAHVPYAHHGILEILPSKNRVKADREGGTPLEFMIEKLDINGFNTVQFQEWNRTNFIAPYLFCACLKPGDQANGSESSAGTRKEHKIMDVGPANWQKACFVPTKSDALVIGFRKWLNKYAGGQVDWRGKYSGVLPPTPPREQLMDRYWSHVVNCTSCNAAYKGFNVLEVVLRVVSVASIAIAAAAKQGVISAATRTSMVLMAVLFYASSRCLARFIYKNFHYHDYDHAFR; encoded by the exons ATGGAAGCTCTCGGAGCTTCCGCAGTTCCTTCTTTTCACATCCGAACAACACTCGATAAAACCAAATTGAGAAGGCCCAtgttcttaaattttcattccaaTCCAACACCCAGTTCAGCTTTCTCATTAGTCCacaaaaaacaatcaaaattcaaggtttttaacACCATATCATCCACGGTTTCAAcgaaacccacaaacccacctGAGTCAGCCCTTGAAACTCACAGTCAAGGTGAGAAATTTGATTGGTATTCACAATGGTACCCTGTTATGCCAATCTGGGACCTGGACAAGAGGAGGCCACATGCAAAAAAGGTGATAGGTCTTGATGTGGTTGTGTGGTGGGATAGGAATGAGGAAACTTGGAAAGTGTTTGATGATAGGTGTCCTCATCGGCTGGCTCCATTGTCTGAAGGGAGGATTGATCAGTGGGGCAGGTTGCAGTGTGTGTACCATGGTTGGTGTTTTAATGGTTCTGGCAACTGCAAGTTCATCCCTCAAGCAAATCCTGATGGCCCTCCG GTGCACACAGCCAAGAAAGCATGTGTAGCTGTTTATCCAAGTACTGTGCAGAACAAAATAGTTTGGTTTTGGCCAAACTTGGATCCTCGATACAAAGATATTCTTGTGGAGAAGAAACCCCCCTACATCCCAGAAATAGATGATCCTTCATATACTAACTTAATGGGAAATAGAGATATTCCTTATGG ATATGAGATATTGATTGAGAATCTTATGGACCCTGCTCATGTTCCTTATGCGCATCATGGAATATTGGAAATTCTACCATCCAAAAACAGA GTGAAGGCTGATAGAGAGGGGGGCACACCACTTGAATTTATGATTGAAAAGTTAGACATCAATGGGTTCAATACAGTTCAGTTTCAGGAATGGAACAGAACCAATTTTATTGCCCCATACCTGTTTTGTGCATGTCTTAAGCCTGGGGATCAAGCTAATGGATCTGAATCATCAGCTGGAACTAGAAAG GAGCATAAGATAATGGATGTTGGTCCTGCCAATTGGCAGAAAGCCTGTTTTGTGCCAACAAAATCAGATGCACTTGTGATTGGATTTAGAAAATGGCTAAACAAGTATGCTGGTGGTCAAGTTGATTGGAGAGGCAAGTACAGTGGAGTTCTTCCCCCAACTCCTCCTAGAGAGCAGCTGATGGACAG GTACTGGTCCCATGTGGTGAACTGCACTAGTTGCAATGCAGCATACAAAGGTTTCAATGTACTTGAAGTTGTCCTCCGAGTAGTTTCTGTTGCTTCAATTGCGATTGCTGCTGCAGCCAAGCAAGGTGTAATCTCAGCAGCCACAAGAACCTCAATGGTTTTGATGGCAGTACTATTCTATGCATCTTCAAGATGTTTGGCTCGCTTCATCTACAAAAACTTTCATTACCATGACTACGATCATGCTTTTCGCTGA
- the LOC126719631 gene encoding protochlorophyllide-dependent translocon component 52, chloroplastic-like isoform X1, with protein sequence MEALGASAVPSFHIRTTLDKTKLRRPMFLNFHSNPTPSSAFSLVHKKQSKFKVFNTISSTVSTKPTNPPESALETHSQGEKFDWYSQWYPVMPIWDLDKRRPHAKKVIGLDVVVWWDRNEETWKVFDDRCPHRLAPLSEGRIDQWGRLQCVYHGWCFNGSGNCKFIPQANPDGPPVHTAKKACVAVYPSTVQNKIVWFWPNLDPRYKDILVEKKPPYIPEIDDPSYTNLMGNRDIPYGYEILIENLMDPAHVPYAHHGILEILPSKNRVKADREGGTPLEFMIEKLDINGFNTVQFQEWNRTNFIAPYLFCACLKPGDQANGSESSAGTRKDTSVQKEFFFIFFCIPVSPGSSRLIWSFPRNYGYWIYKLVPRWIFDIKQNLIIDSDLYLLHIEEHKIMDVGPANWQKACFVPTKSDALVIGFRKWLNKYAGGQVDWRGKYSGVLPPTPPREQLMDRYWSHVVNCTSCNAAYKGFNVLEVVLRVVSVASIAIAAAAKQGVISAATRTSMVLMAVLFYASSRCLARFIYKNFHYHDYDHAFR encoded by the exons ATGGAAGCTCTCGGAGCTTCCGCAGTTCCTTCTTTTCACATCCGAACAACACTCGATAAAACCAAATTGAGAAGGCCCAtgttcttaaattttcattccaaTCCAACACCCAGTTCAGCTTTCTCATTAGTCCacaaaaaacaatcaaaattcaaggtttttaacACCATATCATCCACGGTTTCAAcgaaacccacaaacccacctGAGTCAGCCCTTGAAACTCACAGTCAAGGTGAGAAATTTGATTGGTATTCACAATGGTACCCTGTTATGCCAATCTGGGACCTGGACAAGAGGAGGCCACATGCAAAAAAGGTGATAGGTCTTGATGTGGTTGTGTGGTGGGATAGGAATGAGGAAACTTGGAAAGTGTTTGATGATAGGTGTCCTCATCGGCTGGCTCCATTGTCTGAAGGGAGGATTGATCAGTGGGGCAGGTTGCAGTGTGTGTACCATGGTTGGTGTTTTAATGGTTCTGGCAACTGCAAGTTCATCCCTCAAGCAAATCCTGATGGCCCTCCG GTGCACACAGCCAAGAAAGCATGTGTAGCTGTTTATCCAAGTACTGTGCAGAACAAAATAGTTTGGTTTTGGCCAAACTTGGATCCTCGATACAAAGATATTCTTGTGGAGAAGAAACCCCCCTACATCCCAGAAATAGATGATCCTTCATATACTAACTTAATGGGAAATAGAGATATTCCTTATGG ATATGAGATATTGATTGAGAATCTTATGGACCCTGCTCATGTTCCTTATGCGCATCATGGAATATTGGAAATTCTACCATCCAAAAACAG GGTGAAGGCTGATAGAGAGGGGGGCACACCACTTGAATTTATGATTGAAAAGTTAGACATCAATGGGTTCAATACAGTTCAGTTTCAGGAATGGAACAGAACCAATTTTATTGCCCCATACCTGTTTTGTGCATGTCTTAAGCCTGGGGATCAAGCTAATGGATCTGAATCATCAGCTGGAACTAGAAAG GATACATCTGTGcagaaggaatttttttttatttttttttgcattccaGTTAGTCCAGGGAGTAGCAGATTGATATGGAGCTTCCCAAGAAACTATGGTTATTGGATTTATAAACTTGTGCCACGATGGATATTTGatataaaacaaaacttgattatagattctgatttatatcttctacaCATTGAG GAGCATAAGATAATGGATGTTGGTCCTGCCAATTGGCAGAAAGCCTGTTTTGTGCCAACAAAATCAGATGCACTTGTGATTGGATTTAGAAAATGGCTAAACAAGTATGCTGGTGGTCAAGTTGATTGGAGAGGCAAGTACAGTGGAGTTCTTCCCCCAACTCCTCCTAGAGAGCAGCTGATGGACAG GTACTGGTCCCATGTGGTGAACTGCACTAGTTGCAATGCAGCATACAAAGGTTTCAATGTACTTGAAGTTGTCCTCCGAGTAGTTTCTGTTGCTTCAATTGCGATTGCTGCTGCAGCCAAGCAAGGTGTAATCTCAGCAGCCACAAGAACCTCAATGGTTTTGATGGCAGTACTATTCTATGCATCTTCAAGATGTTTGGCTCGCTTCATCTACAAAAACTTTCATTACCATGACTACGATCATGCTTTTCGCTGA
- the LOC126719674 gene encoding uncharacterized protein LOC126719674, which yields MKDSNPSTEPIGQNLIKLISNLCFSVFVFSVLIITVIAITYQPPDPWLESAPALTKLFTESENATFQNDNSILKTGEDLTLGKAESPASGPVGFSITEEVIEKTEERIANLTPKSDSGCDESRVLNCSDPRVLLAVEKFNLRVFKSIVFLDYQTPVNGSKEEECDVSWRFRNKKEKSWRKYRDFRRFRFGVGENCTYKVVHAGGWHSGINARRSRSRISNATKGRPSSPKIAPPVQDEEINDTIPSLGSEMNFRKGKYLYYSRGGDYCKGMNHYLWSLLCGLGEAMYLNRTFVMDLNMCLAATYNPSNKDEEGKDFRYYFDFEHLKEVASIVEEDVFLRGWKKWDRSHKRKLPVRKVVSHKMTPMQLKKDKNTVIWRQFDAPEPENYWYRVCEGQAANYIQRPWHAIWKSKRLMNIVSEISGNLDWDFDAVHVVRGEKAQNKELWPHLNSDTSPEAILAKLKEIIQPWRNLYIATNEPFYNYFDKLRSQYKVHLLDDYKELWGNKSEWYNETMILNNGRPVEFDGYMRVEVDTEVLYRAKTRVETFYNLTKDCKDGINTC from the coding sequence ATGAAAGACTCAAATCCAAGCACTGAGCCCATTGGGCAAAACCTAATAAAACTGATAAGCAATCTGTGTTTCTCAGTGTTTGTGTTCTCAGTACTTATAATTACAGTAATTGCCATCACTTACCAGCCTCCAGATCCATGGCTTGAGTCTGCTCCGGCTCTGACCAAGCTTTTCACTGAATCTGAGAATGCCACTTTCCAAAATGACAACTCTATCCTCAAAACTGGGGAAGATTTGACTCTTGGGAAGGCAGAGTCACCGGCTTCTGGGCCGGTGGGCTTCTCAATCACCGAGGAGGTGATTGAGAAAACTGAAGAGAGAATTGCCAATTTGACACCGAAATCTGATTCGGGTTGTGATGAATCACGGGTCTTGAACTGTTCTGATCCCCGGGTTTTGCTTGCGGTTGAGAAGTTCAATTTGAGGGTTTTTAAGTCCATTGTGTTTTTGGATTATCAGACTCCAGTTAATGGGTCAAAAGAGGAAGAGTGTGATGTGTCTTGGAGGTTTAGGAATAAAAAAGAGAAGTCTTGGAGGAAGTATAGGGATTTTAGGAGGTTTAGGTTTGGGGTTGGAGAGAATTGTACATATAAAGTGGTGCATGCGGGTGGGTGGCATTCGGGTATTAATGCCCGACGGTCTAGGAGTAGAATCAGTAATGCCACGAAGGGCAGACCAAGCAGTCCCAAGATTGCCCCACCGGTCCAGGATGAGGAGATCAATGACACAATCCCGAGTTTGGGGTCAGAGATGAATTTTAGAAAGGGGAAGTATTTGTACTATTCGCGTGGAGGGGATTACTGTAAGGGAATGAATCATTACCTTTGGAGTTTGTTGTGTGGCTTAGGGGAGGCTATGTATTTGAATAGGACGTTTGTGATGGATTTGAATATGTGCTTGGCAGCAACTTATAATCCGAGTAATAAAGATGAGGAGGGAAAGGATTTTCGGTACTATTTTGACTTTGAGCATCTTAAGGAGGTGGCATCAATTGTGGAAGAGGATGTGTTTTTGAGAGGTTGGAAGAAATGGGATCGGAGCCATAAGAGGAAACTGCCTGTTAGGAAGGTTGTGAGCCATAAGATGACACCGATGCAACTCAAGAAAGATAAGAACACAGTGATATGGAGGCAGTTTGATGCTCCAGAGCCGGAGAATTATTGGTATAGAGTATGTGAAGGGCAGGCTGCAAACTACATCCAGAGGCCATGGCATGCTATTTGGAAATCAAAGAGATTGATGAACATTGTTTCAGAAATCAGTGGGAATCTGGACTGGGATTTTGATGCAGTTCATGTAGTTCGAGGGGAGAAGGCACAGAATAAAGAGCTTTGGCCTCATTTGAATTCTGATACATCCCCTGAAGCAATCCTTGCAAAGCTTAAAGAGATTATTCAGCCTTGGAGGAATCTGTATATAGCCACCAATGAACCATTTTACAATTATTTCGATAAATTGAGGTCTCAGTATAAGGTCCATTTGCTTGATGATTACAAGGAATTGTGGGGAAATAAAAGTGAGTGGTACAATGAGACGATGATTCTAAATAATGGACGACCGGTTGAGTTTGATGGGTACATGAGAGTTGAGGTGGATACTGAGGTCCTTTATAGGGCAAAGACACGTGTGGAAACCTTCTACAATTTGACCAAAGATTGCAAGGATGGAATTAATACTTGCTGA
- the LOC126719719 gene encoding probable cytokinin riboside 5'-monophosphate phosphoribohydrolase LOGL1 isoform X1 — MGKFKRVCVFCGSNSGNRKIFGDAALDLGRELVEKKMDLVYGGGSVGLMGLVSRTVFDGGCHVLGVIPNALVPLEISGHAVGEVLIVSDMHERKAEMARRADAFVALPGGYGTMEELLEIIAWSQLGIHDKPVGLLNIDGYYDCLLGLFDKGVEEGFINPSARNIVISAQTSRELLQKMEEYIPVHDQVAPKQSWNIEGNQNGSL; from the exons ATGGGTAAGTTCAAAAGGGTCTGTGTCTTTTGTGGAAGTAATTCAGGGAATAGAAAGATATTTGGAGATGCAGCTCTTGATCTTGGAAGAGAATTG GTGGAGAAGAAGATGGATTTGGTGTATGGAGGAGGGAGTGTTGGGCTGATGGGGTTGGTTTCTCGAACAGTTTTTGATGGTGGATGTCATGTTCTAGG AGTTATCCCAAATGCACTTGTTCCACTTGAG ATATCTGGCCATGCAGTGGGAGAAGTGTTGATTGTATCAGATATGCATGAAAGGAAGGCTGAAATGGCTCGCCGAGCTGATGCTTTTGTTGCTCTTCCTG GAGGTTATGGTACTATGGAAGAGTTGCTTGAGATAATAGCCTGGTCCCAGCTTGGAATCCATGACAAACCA GTAGGTCTCTTGAATATTGATGGATATTATGATTGCTTGCTGGGATTGTTTGACAAAGGAGTGGAAGAAGGATTTATTAATCCATCTGCTAGGAATATTGTCATATCTGCACAAACTTCTCGAGAGCTGCTACAGAAGATGGAG GAATATATACCTGTGCATGATCAAGTAGCACCAAAACAAAGTTGGAACATAGAGGGAAACCAGAACGGAAGTTTGTAG
- the LOC126719719 gene encoding probable cytokinin riboside 5'-monophosphate phosphoribohydrolase LOGL1 isoform X2 — protein MGKFKRVCVFCGSNSGNRKIFGDAALDLGRELVEKKMDLVYGGGSVGLMGLVSRTVFDGGCHVLGVIPNALVPLEISGHAVGEVLIVSDMHERKAEMARRADAFVALPGGYGTMEELLEIIAWSQLGIHDKPVGLLNIDGYYDCLLGLFDKGVEEGFINPSARNIVISAQTSRELLQKMEIVEERKRRFEP, from the exons ATGGGTAAGTTCAAAAGGGTCTGTGTCTTTTGTGGAAGTAATTCAGGGAATAGAAAGATATTTGGAGATGCAGCTCTTGATCTTGGAAGAGAATTG GTGGAGAAGAAGATGGATTTGGTGTATGGAGGAGGGAGTGTTGGGCTGATGGGGTTGGTTTCTCGAACAGTTTTTGATGGTGGATGTCATGTTCTAGG AGTTATCCCAAATGCACTTGTTCCACTTGAG ATATCTGGCCATGCAGTGGGAGAAGTGTTGATTGTATCAGATATGCATGAAAGGAAGGCTGAAATGGCTCGCCGAGCTGATGCTTTTGTTGCTCTTCCTG GAGGTTATGGTACTATGGAAGAGTTGCTTGAGATAATAGCCTGGTCCCAGCTTGGAATCCATGACAAACCA GTAGGTCTCTTGAATATTGATGGATATTATGATTGCTTGCTGGGATTGTTTGACAAAGGAGTGGAAGAAGGATTTATTAATCCATCTGCTAGGAATATTGTCATATCTGCACAAACTTCTCGAGAGCTGCTACAGAAGATGGAG atagTGGAGGAGAGGAAGAGGAGGTTCGAACCATAA